Proteins co-encoded in one uncultured Draconibacterium sp. genomic window:
- a CDS encoding M23 family metallopeptidase: MRKLRSIVVGMGLIVALSQLFSCAPKKAKQEEASVLDTVVEVKMPELRYGLPVDSFSLEMGKVKNNQYLSQILNARGVGMGTIDKIARKSKTVFDVRKIKSGENFCVLSTRDSIPVAKYFVYENSPVEYTVFELTDTLGIYRGEKEVKTRLRTAYGEVESSLWNAMVDNGQDPMLALELSDIFAWTIDFFAIQKGDRFRVIYDEQFVDSVSIGIGQIYAVQFDHYGEENYAFIFDQDDRWDYFDEQGKSLRKAFLKAPLQFSRISSRFSNSRMHPVLRIRRPHHGVDYAAPKGTPVMSIGDGTVIARAYQARGGGNYVKIKHNSVYTTTYMHLSGFGKGITTGARVKQGQVIGYVGATGLATGPHLDFRVAKNGTYVDPLKVKAPPVEPVKEENMERYIVVKDSLMQELQKIEWEPVEQILAEAENGQ; this comes from the coding sequence ATGAGGAAATTGAGATCGATAGTTGTGGGGATGGGACTCATTGTTGCATTGAGTCAGTTGTTTTCGTGTGCACCTAAAAAGGCCAAACAGGAAGAAGCTTCAGTGTTGGATACTGTGGTTGAAGTAAAAATGCCGGAGTTAAGGTACGGGCTTCCGGTTGATTCGTTTTCGCTTGAAATGGGAAAAGTGAAAAACAACCAATACCTCAGCCAGATTTTAAATGCACGTGGTGTGGGCATGGGAACCATCGATAAAATTGCCCGAAAATCGAAAACTGTTTTTGACGTTCGCAAAATTAAAAGCGGCGAAAACTTTTGTGTTCTTTCTACACGCGATTCAATTCCTGTGGCAAAATACTTTGTTTACGAAAACTCCCCGGTTGAATATACTGTTTTCGAGTTAACTGATACATTAGGGATTTACAGGGGTGAAAAGGAAGTAAAAACACGGTTGCGAACAGCTTATGGCGAAGTAGAATCGTCGTTATGGAATGCTATGGTGGATAACGGACAAGACCCGATGCTGGCACTTGAATTATCTGATATTTTTGCCTGGACCATCGACTTTTTTGCGATCCAAAAAGGCGACCGTTTCCGTGTGATCTACGACGAGCAATTTGTTGATTCTGTTTCCATTGGTATTGGCCAAATTTATGCAGTACAGTTTGATCATTATGGTGAAGAGAATTATGCATTTATCTTCGATCAGGACGACCGTTGGGATTATTTCGATGAGCAGGGAAAAAGTCTTCGTAAGGCCTTCCTGAAAGCACCACTTCAGTTTTCACGAATAAGTTCGCGCTTCTCGAACAGCCGTATGCATCCGGTTTTGCGTATTCGTCGTCCGCATCATGGCGTTGATTATGCTGCACCAAAGGGGACACCTGTAATGAGTATTGGAGATGGAACTGTAATTGCTCGTGCTTATCAGGCCCGTGGTGGCGGTAATTATGTTAAAATAAAACACAACTCGGTTTATACCACAACTTATATGCACCTTTCAGGCTTTGGCAAAGGAATTACAACCGGAGCGCGTGTAAAACAAGGCCAGGTAATTGGCTATGTTGGAGCAACGGGACTTGCCACCGGGCCTCATCTCGATTTTCGTGTAGCAAAAAACGGTACTTATGTTGATCCGCTAAAAGTAAAAGCGCCTCCTGTTGAGCCCGTTAAGGAAGAAAACATGGAGCGCTATATCGTAGTTAAAGATTCGCTAATGCAGGAGTTGCAAAAAATTGAATGGGAACCTGTGGAGCAAATACTTGCTGAAGCCGAAAACGGACAGTAG
- the leuS gene encoding leucine--tRNA ligase: MEYKFAEIEPKWQKYWEDNKTFKTNDDYSKPKYYILDMFPYPSGAGLHVGHPEGYTATDILSRYKRMKGFNVLHPMGYDAFGLPAEQYAMQTGTHPAITTQKNCDNFRRQIKAIGLSYDWDREINTTDPKYFKWTQWIFKKLYDTYFDEEQQKGRPISELVIPEDVKAKGEEAVKTYISEKRLAYYDNAQVWWCDSCKTVCANEEVLTDGSHEKCGNTVIRKNLKQWLLRIPHYGERLLSGLENLDWPEGVKDMQRNWIGKSSGAEVDFAIDGLDKNLCVYTTRPDTLFGATYMVIAPEHELVNEIVTEDKREAVDAYIKAAALKSDLDRTDLAKEKTGVFTGRYAVNPVNKQLIPIWIADYVLMGYGTGAIMAVPAHDTRDFEFAKEFDIQINCILDPKDAENRDEILAGDACWTEDGAYINSSSDETGLDINGLNKAVGIQQVVEWLEKQGIGKATVNFKLRDWLFSRQRYWGEPFPVIHWEDGEVSLVEDEDLPLQLPNLEEYSPSATGESPLANAEDWLMVTDKNGRKGRRETNTMPQWAGSCWYYLRYIDPNNEDSIFDVKKEQYWMPVDLYVGGAEHAVLHLLYSRFWHKVLFDLGVVSTDEPFQKLFNQGMILAFAYETATGAKVASDLVEEKDGKYFHTETGEELRQIVAKMSKSLKNVVNPDDVIENYGADSLRLYEMFMGPLDERKPWAENGVKGVFNFLARAYRFFADPDKIVDGEEDKEVAKLLHQTIQKVAHDIENMKFNTGISALMVFNNLAIKKGKVSKQTAETFAKILAPYAPHMAEELWSLYGNKETLAYATWPEVDQSLLTEDSHEYPVSFNGKMRFKIELPLDMAKDEVEKTVLADERAAKWMEGKTVRKFIFVPKKIINIAVG; the protein is encoded by the coding sequence ATGGAATATAAATTCGCGGAAATAGAGCCGAAGTGGCAAAAGTACTGGGAGGATAACAAAACGTTTAAAACCAACGACGATTACTCGAAACCAAAATATTACATTCTTGATATGTTCCCGTACCCTTCGGGCGCAGGATTGCATGTTGGTCACCCTGAGGGTTATACCGCAACCGATATTTTGAGCCGTTACAAACGTATGAAAGGCTTTAATGTATTGCATCCGATGGGTTACGATGCTTTTGGTTTACCAGCCGAACAGTACGCCATGCAAACTGGTACACACCCGGCAATTACCACTCAGAAAAACTGCGATAACTTCCGTCGACAAATTAAAGCCATTGGTTTGAGCTACGATTGGGATCGTGAAATAAATACCACCGACCCAAAATATTTTAAGTGGACACAGTGGATCTTCAAAAAATTATACGATACTTATTTTGATGAGGAGCAACAAAAAGGCCGTCCAATTTCGGAGTTGGTAATTCCTGAAGACGTAAAAGCAAAAGGAGAAGAGGCTGTAAAAACTTATATCAGCGAAAAACGCCTGGCCTATTATGATAACGCACAGGTTTGGTGGTGTGATTCGTGTAAAACGGTTTGTGCCAACGAAGAAGTACTGACGGATGGTTCGCACGAAAAATGTGGTAATACGGTTATTCGTAAAAACCTGAAACAATGGTTGCTGCGTATTCCTCATTATGGTGAGAGATTACTGAGCGGACTTGAAAACCTGGACTGGCCGGAAGGAGTAAAAGACATGCAGCGCAACTGGATTGGCAAATCAAGTGGTGCTGAAGTGGATTTTGCTATTGATGGACTGGATAAAAATTTATGTGTTTACACAACCCGTCCAGATACGTTGTTTGGTGCAACTTATATGGTAATTGCACCGGAACACGAGTTGGTAAATGAAATTGTTACCGAAGACAAAAGAGAAGCGGTTGATGCATATATAAAAGCTGCGGCTTTAAAATCGGATTTGGATCGTACTGATCTGGCTAAAGAAAAGACCGGAGTATTTACAGGCCGTTATGCCGTGAATCCGGTGAATAAACAGTTGATTCCGATCTGGATAGCTGATTATGTATTGATGGGCTATGGAACAGGAGCAATTATGGCTGTTCCGGCACACGATACCCGCGACTTTGAATTTGCGAAAGAATTTGACATTCAGATCAACTGCATTCTTGATCCGAAAGATGCAGAGAACCGCGATGAGATTTTAGCCGGCGATGCCTGTTGGACAGAAGACGGTGCTTACATCAACTCTTCAAGCGATGAAACCGGTTTGGACATAAATGGTTTGAATAAAGCTGTCGGAATTCAACAAGTTGTTGAGTGGCTGGAGAAACAAGGTATTGGAAAAGCAACGGTGAATTTTAAATTGCGCGACTGGCTGTTTAGCCGCCAACGCTATTGGGGCGAGCCTTTCCCGGTTATTCACTGGGAAGATGGTGAAGTAAGCCTGGTTGAAGATGAGGACTTACCATTGCAATTGCCAAACCTGGAAGAATATTCACCAAGTGCAACCGGCGAATCGCCATTGGCAAATGCAGAAGACTGGTTAATGGTTACCGATAAAAACGGACGAAAAGGTCGCCGCGAAACCAATACCATGCCACAGTGGGCCGGTTCGTGCTGGTACTACTTGCGCTACATCGATCCGAATAACGAAGACAGTATTTTCGATGTGAAAAAGGAACAGTACTGGATGCCTGTTGATTTGTATGTTGGTGGTGCCGAGCATGCTGTTCTGCACTTGTTGTACTCACGCTTCTGGCACAAAGTGTTGTTCGATTTGGGCGTTGTTTCAACCGACGAGCCTTTCCAAAAACTGTTTAACCAGGGAATGATTTTGGCCTTTGCATACGAAACTGCAACAGGTGCCAAAGTCGCTTCTGATTTGGTGGAGGAAAAAGACGGTAAATATTTCCACACAGAAACCGGCGAGGAACTGAGACAGATCGTTGCAAAAATGTCGAAGTCGCTGAAGAATGTGGTAAATCCGGATGATGTAATTGAAAACTATGGTGCCGATTCGCTGCGTTTGTACGAAATGTTTATGGGGCCACTTGATGAGCGTAAACCATGGGCAGAAAACGGTGTGAAAGGAGTGTTTAACTTTTTGGCACGTGCTTACCGTTTCTTTGCCGATCCTGATAAAATTGTTGATGGAGAAGAAGATAAAGAAGTGGCAAAATTGCTGCATCAAACCATACAGAAAGTTGCGCACGACATTGAGAACATGAAGTTCAATACCGGAATTTCGGCACTGATGGTGTTCAATAACCTGGCAATAAAAAAAGGAAAAGTTAGCAAACAAACGGCTGAAACCTTTGCAAAAATACTGGCACCTTATGCGCCACACATGGCCGAAGAGTTGTGGTCGCTTTACGGAAATAAAGAAACGCTTGCTTATGCAACCTGGCCGGAAGTTGACCAAAGTTTGCTGACCGAAGATTCGCACGAATACCCGGTGTCGTTTAATGGTAAAATGCGCTTTAAAATTGAGCTGCCGTTGGATATGGCAAAAGATGAAGTTGAAAAGACCGTACTTGCCGACGAGCGCGCTGCCAAATGGATGGAAGGTAAAACCGTTCGGAAATTTATTTTTGTACCGAAAAAGATCATTAATATTGCTGTAGGATAA
- a CDS encoding NAD(P)-binding domain-containing protein, with product MENLLEQILIYGAVVIFLLGVVFIYIRKLRRESKIVEEKIERAKEAGLYEPVSLHPVVDPNSCIQSGACVRACPEHDILGIRNGKATVINASQCVGHGACFHACPTQAISLFIGTEKRGVDLPHVNQTFETNVKGMFIAGEMGGMGLIRNAVEQGRQAVQNLAKGIKQEVGTEYDLIVIGAGPAGISATLEAKRLKLKIVTLEQDTLGGTVYTFPRAKIVMTSPMDLPLFGKVKLYETSKPELLDLWNEVLSKNDIKISEKQKVNKITKTEQGFRVECNNGELYTSQSVLLAIGRRGTPRKLNVPGEDLPKVAYRLLEPELISGNKILVIGGGDSAVESALLLADANDVTLSYRKETFSRLKPKNRKKLEEAIDSKFLDVILNSNVNAIEEECVHLKIAGQEEELTITNQLVYIFAGGELPTQFLRNAGIEITTKFGEALLKHA from the coding sequence ATGGAAAACTTGCTTGAACAAATATTAATTTACGGCGCAGTAGTAATTTTTCTACTCGGCGTAGTTTTCATCTATATAAGGAAGTTGAGACGTGAATCGAAAATTGTTGAAGAAAAAATTGAACGGGCAAAAGAAGCTGGCTTGTATGAACCGGTTTCATTACATCCGGTTGTCGATCCAAATTCTTGTATTCAAAGCGGAGCCTGCGTGCGAGCGTGCCCAGAACATGATATTCTGGGAATTAGAAACGGAAAAGCAACAGTGATAAATGCCAGCCAATGTGTGGGACATGGCGCGTGTTTTCATGCCTGTCCAACGCAGGCTATTTCGTTGTTTATTGGCACCGAGAAGCGTGGTGTCGATTTGCCACACGTTAATCAAACTTTTGAAACCAACGTAAAAGGAATGTTCATTGCCGGCGAAATGGGAGGAATGGGACTTATACGAAATGCGGTGGAGCAGGGACGGCAGGCTGTTCAAAATCTGGCAAAAGGAATAAAACAGGAAGTGGGTACTGAATACGATTTGATTGTTATTGGTGCCGGACCAGCAGGAATTTCTGCTACACTGGAGGCAAAACGCCTGAAATTGAAAATAGTTACATTGGAACAAGATACACTGGGCGGAACTGTTTACACTTTTCCGCGGGCTAAAATTGTAATGACCTCCCCAATGGATTTGCCCTTGTTCGGAAAAGTAAAACTATACGAAACCAGCAAGCCCGAATTACTGGATTTGTGGAACGAAGTACTGTCGAAAAACGACATTAAAATTTCCGAAAAACAAAAGGTTAATAAAATTACTAAAACAGAACAAGGCTTTCGGGTGGAATGTAACAACGGAGAACTGTATACCTCGCAAAGCGTTTTGCTGGCTATTGGCCGGCGAGGTACACCTCGAAAGCTAAATGTTCCGGGCGAAGATTTGCCTAAAGTTGCTTACCGTTTGCTTGAGCCTGAACTTATTTCGGGAAATAAAATATTGGTTATTGGAGGTGGAGATTCGGCTGTTGAATCAGCACTGTTGTTAGCGGATGCAAATGATGTTACTCTTTCGTACCGAAAAGAAACATTTTCGCGACTGAAACCAAAAAACCGAAAGAAACTGGAAGAAGCCATTGATTCAAAATTTTTGGATGTGATTTTAAATTCAAATGTAAACGCTATTGAAGAGGAATGTGTGCATTTAAAAATTGCCGGACAGGAAGAGGAAT
- a CDS encoding YitT family protein: MFTKLFATQQKLIKTIQDYGIMTFGLFLFAMAWTLFVIPAEIAGGGISGVAAVVFYATKIPVSITYFSINIVLVLIAIKFLGANFGVKTIYSIVVVSSFFGLFQDILSEPLVDDMFLSAVLGGMMSGVGLGIVFSRGGSTGGTDIIAMIVNKYRNVSPGRVIMLCDVVIIGSVYFVFQSVEKLVYGYVMMWVVSYALDSVLSGANRSAQMFIISKKYEEIARYIGNEAYRGVTLLDGSGWYTQKKTKIVMSVVRKKETGDIFRKIKQIDPDAFISMGSVMGVYGQGFDKLKL, translated from the coding sequence ATGTTTACAAAACTTTTTGCGACACAACAGAAGCTAATTAAAACGATTCAGGACTATGGGATCATGACTTTTGGCTTATTTCTCTTTGCTATGGCATGGACCCTTTTTGTTATTCCTGCCGAAATTGCAGGTGGTGGCATTAGTGGTGTAGCCGCGGTGGTATTTTATGCCACAAAAATTCCGGTGAGTATCACTTATTTCTCCATAAATATCGTTTTGGTGTTGATTGCCATCAAGTTTTTGGGTGCCAATTTTGGCGTAAAAACAATCTACAGTATTGTGGTCGTTTCTTCATTTTTTGGTTTATTTCAGGATATCTTGTCTGAGCCGCTGGTTGATGACATGTTTCTATCGGCAGTACTCGGCGGAATGATGAGTGGAGTGGGACTTGGTATTGTGTTTTCGCGTGGAGGAAGTACAGGTGGTACCGACATTATTGCCATGATTGTTAATAAATACCGAAATGTTAGCCCGGGCCGGGTTATTATGCTTTGCGATGTGGTTATTATTGGCTCAGTTTATTTTGTTTTTCAATCGGTTGAAAAGCTGGTTTACGGTTATGTAATGATGTGGGTGGTATCGTATGCACTCGATTCAGTTTTGAGTGGTGCCAATCGCTCGGCACAAATGTTTATCATATCAAAAAAATACGAAGAGATTGCCCGGTATATAGGAAACGAAGCCTACAGAGGTGTAACGCTTTTGGATGGTTCGGGCTGGTATACTCAGAAGAAAACAAAAATTGTAATGTCGGTTGTACGTAAAAAAGAAACCGGCGATATTTTTCGAAAAATCAAACAAATCGATCCTGATGCTTTTATATCAATGGGCAGCGTAATGGGCGTGTATGGCCAGGGTTTCGATAAACTGAAGTTGTAA